The following are encoded in a window of Sutcliffiella horikoshii genomic DNA:
- a CDS encoding DUF2238 domain-containing protein: MLRKKTSSIHFFLLFVVILILTWSLIKPVEGYMVLLVEILPSVLVLIFLISTYNKFRLTTVSYVIITLLVILTFIGGHYSYSKVPLFSWIKDYFDLQRNHYDRFGHFLKGSIVLVIIEILLRKTALSKSKTTNFIALCITLAIGAFYEIVEWASAKIGNEGKVTKDFLGMQGDIWDAQWDMALLLIGSILSLLFTKILYKDLKNLDN; this comes from the coding sequence GTGTTACGTAAAAAGACAAGTTCGATACATTTTTTCTTGTTATTTGTTGTTATTCTTATTCTTACTTGGTCGCTTATTAAACCTGTAGAAGGTTATATGGTTTTGTTGGTGGAGATTTTACCTTCAGTATTAGTTTTAATATTTTTAATATCAACATACAATAAGTTTCGCCTTACCACTGTTTCCTATGTCATCATTACCCTTCTTGTCATTTTAACGTTTATTGGAGGGCATTATTCTTATTCCAAAGTCCCTCTTTTTTCATGGATCAAAGATTATTTTGATTTACAAAGAAACCATTATGATCGGTTCGGTCATTTTCTTAAGGGTTCTATTGTGTTAGTTATTATAGAGATATTATTAAGAAAAACAGCTTTATCTAAAAGTAAAACCACAAATTTTATTGCTCTATGTATAACACTAGCAATCGGGGCTTTCTATGAAATCGTTGAGTGGGCAAGTGCAAAAATAGGAAATGAGGGAAAAGTCACAAAAGATTTTTTAGGTATGCAAGGAGATATATGGGACGCCCAGTGGGATATGGCACTTTTACTAATAGGGTCCATTCTTTCGCTTTTATTTACAAAGATTCTTTATAAAGATTTAAAAAATTTAGATAATTAG
- a CDS encoding alpha-hydroxy-acid oxidizing protein, whose translation MSNHGGRQLDGCISSIAALPAVVNEVGGRIPVLFDSGIRKGTDVVKALALGADAVLLGRPYVYGLAINGKEGVQEVLDNFIYDLDATMATAGVDAVSALTRDILVRK comes from the coding sequence GTGTCCAACCATGGAGGAAGGCAGCTTGATGGATGCATCTCCTCCATCGCAGCTTTACCAGCGGTTGTTAATGAAGTGGGAGGGCGAATCCCTGTTCTTTTTGATAGTGGTATCCGAAAAGGAACAGATGTAGTGAAAGCCCTGGCACTGGGGGCAGATGCTGTCCTCTTGGGCAGGCCATATGTTTATGGTCTTGCAATTAATGGCAAAGAAGGGGTTCAAGAAGTATTAGATAACTTCATTTATGACCTTGATGCAACGATGGCTACTGCGGGAGTGGATGCTGTTTCTGCCTTAACTCGTGATATATTAGTGAGGAAATAG
- a CDS encoding methionine ABC transporter permease: MKAFIDNWGIDIWEAIIQTFQMVSISLSISIVIGLPLGVFLVLTRPGKSLENKYLQGFLNTIINIIRSIPFIILLFFILPFTKFLVGTSIGVKGVLVPLVVYTAPYIARLMESSLLQVDKGILEAYEAMGIKTKDIIWNVMIREARSSIVLGLTIATIGLIGATAMAGLVGAGGLGDLAYRYGHLRYEVDVMYVTVFLLIILVQGLQSLGNTIASKLKKD, encoded by the coding sequence ATGAAAGCATTTATTGACAATTGGGGAATAGATATTTGGGAGGCAATAATTCAGACTTTCCAAATGGTTTCGATTTCCTTATCCATATCTATTGTGATTGGTTTGCCTCTTGGTGTTTTCCTTGTTCTAACAAGGCCAGGGAAAAGTCTTGAAAACAAATACCTCCAAGGTTTCTTGAACACTATCATTAATATCATCCGCTCTATACCATTTATTATTTTATTGTTCTTCATTCTGCCGTTCACTAAATTTCTTGTTGGTACCTCAATTGGTGTGAAGGGTGTGCTTGTACCACTTGTTGTGTATACAGCCCCCTATATTGCAAGGCTGATGGAATCTTCTCTACTACAAGTGGATAAAGGCATTCTAGAAGCATATGAAGCAATGGGAATAAAGACAAAAGACATCATTTGGAATGTTATGATTAGGGAAGCAAGATCATCTATCGTCTTAGGCTTGACTATCGCAACAATAGGATTGATTGGGGCGACTGCGATGGCAGGACTGGTTGGTGCTGGCGGATTGGGTGACCTGGCCTATAGATACGGGCATCTTCGCTATGAAGTGGATGTTATGTATGTCACCGTATTTTTACTGATCATCCTTGTTCAGGGATTACAGTCACTTGGAAATACCATAGCATCAAAGCTTAAGAAAGATTAG
- a CDS encoding DMT family transporter, producing the protein MRLGGIGLVILAAILWGISGGLGGFLMEKGWDPLVISFYRGTVGLLCILIWFLFQPTRWNKPLLFWSIVAGIGVAGNFIFYFVSISEASIAVAATLMYTAPVFVLLISFIFRLEQASLFKWLAIVFVMAGVVLLTEVYSIGSDSITMLGLGAGLGAGLSYALFIFGFKYASRHGQPQGILTIAFLAFTIITMFFTDRSEAVSVFNSPDLLWMILLGILGAGLSFFLYVVGLKRTTPTSASIIAMMEPVTASLFGFIVLSELLTATQLGGMAIILVTVTILSVKQS; encoded by the coding sequence ATGCGTCTTGGTGGGATAGGATTAGTAATTTTAGCAGCAATATTATGGGGCATTTCTGGTGGACTAGGCGGCTTCTTAATGGAAAAAGGTTGGGATCCCCTGGTCATCTCCTTTTATAGGGGAACAGTAGGTTTATTATGTATTCTTATTTGGTTTTTGTTCCAGCCGACCAGGTGGAATAAGCCGTTGCTGTTCTGGTCTATTGTTGCGGGTATTGGAGTAGCAGGGAATTTTATTTTCTACTTTGTCAGTATCTCTGAGGCCAGTATTGCGGTAGCGGCAACATTGATGTATACAGCGCCGGTTTTTGTTCTTCTTATTTCTTTTATATTTCGTCTTGAACAGGCGTCATTATTTAAATGGCTGGCTATTGTTTTTGTGATGGCTGGAGTGGTATTGCTGACAGAGGTTTACAGCATTGGCTCCGATAGTATCACGATGCTTGGACTTGGTGCAGGCTTAGGCGCCGGATTATCGTATGCATTATTCATTTTTGGTTTCAAATATGCATCCCGCCACGGGCAACCGCAAGGGATTTTAACGATCGCATTTCTTGCCTTTACTATCATTACGATGTTTTTCACTGACCGGAGTGAAGCAGTTTCTGTCTTTAACTCACCGGACTTATTATGGATGATTCTTTTAGGGATATTGGGAGCAGGCTTGTCATTCTTCTTGTATGTAGTTGGTTTGAAACGGACAACACCGACTTCAGCTTCCATTATTGCAATGATGGAACCGGTCACTGCATCCCTTTTTGGATTTATTGTTTTGAGTGAACTGCTTACAGCAACCCAGCTTGGAGGTATGGCAATCATCTTGGTGACAGTGACCATATTAAGTGTGAAGCAGAGTTGA
- a CDS encoding penicillin acylase family protein, producing MEVVIKKKFRIWPKKRRWQVTISVALTILLLAIVAVGYLSWLLNKSVPQTEGTIEVNGLIEVVSVYRDEAGIPHIEAENQHDLFFAQGYVTAQDRIFQMDLSRRQASGMLSEVVGKQALDRDKFFRTLGLRRAAEKSLDYYSEEARKALASYAEGVNQYIKQAKAANTLPIEFTIMGYEPEEWTDLDSITIGKYMAFDLGGHWEGQAFRHHLIQNFPEDKALELFPSYPEDGPSIIQAVKDSTIDIGESFAGAVIPHEFNGSNNWVVSGEKTESGFPLLADDPHLGLATPSIWYETHLQSPEINVSGVIFAGIPGIILGRNETISWGVTNVGPDVQDLYIEKRNPDNKHEFLYNDKWERAEIIEEKIFIKDEEAQDYEVVVTRHGPIMSEFAHYEDTNTALAMKWTALEPSTELEAVLKFSKATNWEEFKEALTFFHTPAQNFVFASTDGTIAYRANGLIPIRKKGDSLLPVPGWTDEYEWEGYIPWDELPTVVNPTEGYIATANYKVMGEEYPYHISNIWAQPYRQQRIQDVLESKEKLNVDDMMQLQFDHYNLQAEEFVPILLKNTDISNLREIDREALETFKNWDFTDSTDLAAPLLFHFWMEEIANLLFNNDISEDVLKLFEGKGNVVDQLIREAHQGKEGIWITEKGGLQNVLQESLTNAVDRASNFQGEKPANWKWGEVHAAEFSHPLSAVNPLHLLFNRKGALPMRGSRVTVGAAGWNSETGKVNHGAAWRTVVDMKNPLESYNVVGPGQSGHVMSPWYHDQMDDWTEGRYHQTFMGDEYREEAKTLVLQPK from the coding sequence GTGGAAGTTGTAATAAAGAAAAAGTTCCGGATATGGCCTAAAAAAAGAAGATGGCAAGTCACCATTTCGGTAGCATTGACTATTTTATTACTTGCTATCGTCGCAGTTGGTTACTTGTCCTGGCTACTAAATAAGAGCGTACCGCAGACAGAAGGAACGATTGAAGTAAATGGACTAATCGAAGTTGTAAGCGTTTACCGAGATGAGGCAGGTATCCCTCATATTGAGGCCGAAAATCAGCATGATCTTTTCTTCGCACAAGGCTATGTAACAGCACAAGATCGTATCTTTCAAATGGATTTAAGTAGAAGACAAGCATCCGGTATGCTAAGTGAAGTTGTAGGAAAACAAGCGCTTGACCGGGATAAATTTTTTAGAACGTTAGGATTAAGAAGAGCTGCGGAAAAGTCGTTGGATTATTATTCTGAAGAAGCAAGAAAAGCATTAGCATCCTATGCTGAGGGAGTAAATCAATATATTAAACAGGCGAAAGCAGCCAATACTCTACCTATTGAATTTACAATTATGGGGTATGAACCGGAAGAGTGGACTGATTTGGATTCCATTACGATTGGGAAATACATGGCCTTTGACCTTGGAGGGCATTGGGAAGGGCAAGCGTTTCGTCATCACCTAATACAAAACTTTCCGGAAGACAAGGCGCTAGAACTTTTTCCAAGCTATCCCGAAGATGGTCCATCCATTATCCAAGCTGTAAAAGACTCTACCATTGATATTGGAGAAAGCTTTGCCGGAGCCGTTATCCCCCACGAATTTAACGGAAGTAATAATTGGGTAGTAAGCGGCGAAAAAACTGAATCCGGCTTTCCGTTACTAGCGGATGACCCTCATCTTGGGTTAGCAACTCCTTCAATATGGTATGAAACACACCTTCAATCCCCTGAGATTAACGTTAGTGGTGTTATTTTTGCAGGAATTCCGGGTATTATTCTTGGCCGAAATGAAACAATTTCTTGGGGTGTGACGAACGTTGGACCTGACGTACAGGATCTCTACATAGAAAAGCGCAACCCAGATAACAAGCATGAGTTCCTGTATAACGACAAATGGGAGCGCGCTGAAATAATAGAGGAAAAGATTTTCATTAAAGACGAGGAAGCACAAGATTATGAGGTAGTAGTGACAAGACACGGCCCAATAATGTCTGAGTTCGCACATTACGAAGATACGAATACCGCACTTGCCATGAAATGGACGGCACTAGAACCTTCCACAGAGCTCGAAGCTGTACTCAAGTTTAGCAAAGCAACAAACTGGGAGGAGTTTAAAGAAGCCTTAACATTCTTTCATACACCAGCGCAGAATTTCGTCTTTGCTTCTACAGATGGAACGATTGCGTACCGCGCGAATGGCCTTATCCCTATTCGAAAGAAAGGAGATAGCTTACTTCCGGTACCAGGTTGGACGGATGAATATGAATGGGAAGGATATATACCGTGGGATGAGCTTCCAACCGTTGTAAACCCCACTGAAGGCTATATAGCGACAGCAAACTACAAAGTGATGGGAGAGGAGTATCCGTACCATATCTCGAATATCTGGGCTCAACCCTACCGTCAGCAAAGAATTCAAGACGTTTTAGAATCTAAAGAGAAATTAAATGTGGATGACATGATGCAACTCCAATTCGATCATTACAATCTCCAAGCTGAAGAGTTTGTCCCAATCCTATTAAAAAATACAGATATATCTAACCTTAGAGAGATTGATAGAGAAGCCTTAGAGACATTTAAAAACTGGGACTTTACAGACAGTACCGATTTAGCTGCGCCCTTACTCTTCCACTTTTGGATGGAGGAGATTGCTAATTTGTTGTTTAACAATGATATTAGTGAAGACGTACTAAAACTCTTTGAAGGAAAAGGCAACGTGGTAGATCAACTGATAAGGGAAGCACATCAAGGAAAGGAAGGAATCTGGATTACTGAAAAAGGTGGTTTACAGAACGTTCTGCAGGAATCTCTTACAAATGCCGTTGACCGAGCGAGTAATTTCCAAGGAGAAAAGCCAGCTAATTGGAAATGGGGAGAAGTGCATGCAGCCGAGTTCTCTCACCCATTGTCAGCTGTTAATCCTTTACACCTCCTTTTCAATAGAAAAGGGGCTTTGCCAATGAGAGGAAGTAGGGTGACCGTTGGAGCTGCTGGCTGGAATAGTGAAACAGGAAAAGTAAACCACGGTGCCGCCTGGAGAACGGTTGTGGACATGAAAAACCCATTAGAGAGCTATAATGTCGTCGGTCCAGGTCAGTCTGGTCATGTGATGAGTCCTTGGTACCATGATCAGATGGATGATTGGACGGAAGGAAGATACCATCAGACATTCATGGGTGATGAGTATCGCGAGGAAGCTAAGACGCTAGTTTTACAACCAAAATAA
- a CDS encoding alpha-hydroxy-acid oxidizing protein, producing the protein MKLYHFADLEKKAESILDSHPFTYIKSGSGDEETMGDNIADLRKWKIRPKFLRDVSKRDLSISLFGKNYKTPYLLAPVGNLGIVHPEAELAVSRAAKQVGIPIIASTVTSFSLEEIAAEAGDRWFQLYCSSDMDITLSFIRRAEQAGYEAIVITVDMPALGFRVADLTNQYAPFKLGAASGNYFSDPVFQEKLACSPSNQMLKRLSSTN; encoded by the coding sequence ATGAAACTATATCATTTTGCCGATCTAGAAAAAAAAGCAGAAAGTATCTTAGATTCTCATCCCTTCACTTATATAAAAAGTGGTTCAGGGGATGAGGAAACCATGGGAGATAATATAGCAGACCTTCGCAAATGGAAAATAAGGCCAAAATTTCTACGGGATGTTTCCAAGCGCGACCTATCAATATCTCTCTTTGGAAAAAACTATAAAACACCCTATCTTCTAGCTCCAGTCGGTAATCTGGGTATTGTTCATCCGGAAGCTGAACTAGCTGTTTCGCGGGCTGCCAAGCAGGTAGGAATCCCGATCATTGCCAGCACAGTCACCTCTTTTTCACTTGAAGAAATTGCAGCGGAGGCCGGAGATAGATGGTTTCAGCTATACTGCAGCAGTGATATGGATATTACCTTAAGCTTCATTAGAAGAGCCGAGCAGGCAGGATATGAAGCAATCGTCATTACAGTGGATATGCCGGCTCTTGGTTTTAGAGTAGCAGATTTAACCAATCAATACGCTCCATTCAAGCTCGGAGCGGCATCTGGGAATTATTTTTCGGACCCTGTTTTCCAAGAGAAATTGGCCTGTTCGCCTAGCAATCAGATGCTAAAAAGGCTATCGAGTACGAATTAG
- a CDS encoding DUF4385 domain-containing protein, whose amino-acid sequence MAFDYNLDFEKIDFRKNPELYRVGRGEQGVLLVEPYKSEILQHWRFKTPKIAEESSDNIYQMFLNYKEKEDFVGMDMARKFLQMGYTRARRYTNYKGGKKYDEDGKVNERQIDSVKAESAAIFKEKWKLAREDEDYLKRKKDHQKKYG is encoded by the coding sequence ATGGCTTTCGATTATAATTTGGATTTTGAAAAGATAGATTTTCGCAAAAATCCTGAACTGTATAGGGTTGGCAGGGGAGAACAGGGTGTTTTGCTGGTGGAACCTTATAAAAGTGAAATCCTGCAGCATTGGCGTTTTAAGACCCCGAAAATTGCAGAGGAGTCATCCGATAATATCTATCAGATGTTTCTTAATTACAAGGAAAAAGAAGATTTTGTCGGGATGGACATGGCAAGAAAATTCCTGCAGATGGGATATACACGGGCCCGCCGTTACACCAATTATAAAGGTGGGAAGAAATACGATGAGGATGGCAAGGTAAATGAAAGGCAGATCGATTCTGTGAAAGCTGAATCAGCAGCTATTTTTAAGGAAAAATGGAAGCTTGCTCGAGAGGACGAGGATTATCTAAAGAGGAAGAAAGATCACCAGAAGAAATATGGGTGA